One Bythopirellula goksoeyrii genomic window, TTGGGAGCGGTCAGATTGTGTGTGTGTTTGAGCTTCACGCCGGCAATGTCTTCGACCATGTCGTAGAGGCCCTCAATCGTGGTGAGCTCATCTGAGCCAAGATTGATGGGTTCGAGGATATCGCTATCGGTAATGGCCAAGATACCTTTGATGCAGTCATCGATGTACATGAAGCTGCGGGTCTGCTTGCCATCGCCCCAAATTTCCACCTCGGTAGCCCCCGTTTCTTTGGCATGGATGATCTTGCGGCAGGTCGCAGCAGGTGCCTTCTCACGACCCCCTTCCCAAGTGCCGTAAGGACCATACACATTGTGAAAACGAGCGACACGGGTGTAGAGGCCATAGTCTTCCCGGAAGTGGCGACACATCCGTTCAGAAAAGAGCTTCTCCCAACCGTAACCATCTTCAGGCATCGCCGGATAGGCATCCGCTTCTTTGAGAGGCACTACGTCTTCGGACTTCTGCTTATCCGCATTGTAGACACATGCACTACTAGCATAAAAATAACGATCTGCCTTGGCCTTCTCAGCTGCTTGAAGCAGATGGGTATTGATCAGGACTGACAACATGCAGAGAGCCTTGTTGTTTTCGATGAATCCCATGCCACCCATATCGGCAGCCAGGTTGTAGACATCACCCACCCCCTGACAAGCAGCATGGCAGTTGTCGCTTCCCTTGAGGTCAGCAACGACGTTCTCTGCGTCATCAAAAACCTGGTACCACTCCTCTACGGGCTTGATATCGACACTGCGCACTTGATGACCATCCTGAAGCAATCGTGCGACTAAATGCCCACCGATGAATCCACCGCCACCGGCAACGAGAACTGGTTTCTTACTCATCCGAAATTGTCTCCGCAGAAAACTGAATTAGTGTTATTGAGTTGTCTCGATCTCAGGTAAACATTTCATTATACCTTGCAGCTGATCGTTGTAAAACGGACCAAATGCAAAGCGGCAGTACTCCGAAATCTGCAATTTCAGGTCCATTCGACCACGTCGCAGAACTTGCCACAGAGGGTCTTCATGCTAAGTTCCTGCTCGATCAACTGCTTGCCACGGTTTCCTTTGACAGCGAGTTCAGCCGCTGGAGTAGCTGCCAATTGGCGAATGCAGGCTTCCGCATTGGCAACATCACCATGATTGACTTGCCAGCCAATGTCGTGTGATTGGAGCAATTCTCCCACGTGCGATTCCATGGGTCCTAGCAGCAAAACCGGACGGGCTACTGCCATGGCCCCGTAGACTTTGCAGGGGTGTACGATCCCCACCATTTCTGTGCCCATCGCCACTAAATGGACATCGGCCGCAGACAGCGAGTATTTGATTTGGTCCAAGGGTTGATAGGGCAGGGTACGGACATTGCTAACTTGCTCGCGCTGGATGAACTCGTCAATTTGCTTTTTGCCGTTTCCGCCGCCAATGAATAAAAATACTATGCGCGGATCATCCTGAATTTTGCGAGCCGCTTCGAGAATCGTGATCACAGGATGTGCTGGACTAATGTTGCCCGAATACATAATGACAAACTTGTCGTCTAAGCCATGCTCTTTCCGGAAGGGATTGTTCGCGTGATCCACAGGTTCCAGATGGCTTTCATGGGGCCAGGGAGGCATGATCGCCATGCGATCACCCACAGAGCTCTTCGCTTCCAATCGCGCCGCCATAAAACGGTCGAGTGCCACCACGCCTCGGGCCCGCTTGAGAATCGTCCGATTGATCCAGTCAAACACACGCACGACGAACGACCCTTCGCGGGCTTGCCCCATTGCCACGATCTGATCGGGATTGATGTCCATCGCCCAGAATGTGATTGGCACTCTTCGGAAGAACTGAATAAACACAGCAGCGGTTGAGGCCATCGGTGGCGACGTACTCACCAGAATTCGGTCCAAACGCCGAGTGAAAAGGCCACGAACAATCACTTGCAGTAAAAAGAGTGATTGGCCAAGAAGTCGAACCTTGATCGATTTCTTGCCAAAACTCGAAAGTGGCAACCGGCGGATAGTCACCCCGTCCAGCGTTTCACGGCGAAGGTACTTGCGGCTGGGATCGTCATAGCCTCGTGAGGCGGCGTAGACTAACACTCGATAGCCCCGTCGGGCCAATTCAGCGGCTGCATCGTGCATATGTTGTCCTACCGAGGTAGGATCAGGGATATAGACCTGGCTGATTACCAGAATCGTTTCTTGGGCTTTCTTGCTACTCAACTCAATTGGCCTTAAAAAAGGGATACGAATCTGGCTCTCGGCCAAGATCAGGAACTTGTCTTATCGTACAACTTAAGTAGTTCTTCCGTATACTTATTCCAATTCCAGCGTGCTTCGATATCGCGCTCCGCCTCCTGCCCCATTCTGAGAGTCCCCTCTGCATCCTCGATAAGTTCCTTTATGGCGGAAGTCAAAGCGGTGTCGTCTTCGGCTGGAACCACTAAGCCTGTTTTCTCATGCAGCACCAGTTCACTGCAAGAGCCAAGCTCTGTGCAAATAGTTGCCACACCAGCTTTAAGTGACTCGGCTATGGCAAGTTGAGGTTGGATAGTTAGCTTGCGAAATGGCAGTACCACGCAAAGAGACTCAGCAATAAGCCGGGCCAAGCTGATCTCATCAGGATAGGGAAAGCGAAACACACTGACATTCTCATGCTTCTCACACAGGGCCTGAACGCCTGGTACTTCAAAACGATTTTCACGCAAGGCCAGATCAAAGCTCAGTTCTGGATACTGTGGTGCCAAGGCATCGAAAGCAGTGAGTACCAGATCACAGCCTTGTTCGTAGGTACCTTCTCGCCAGAACAAAACTCGCTTGCGTTCGCCTGGTTCACATCCGTTGAGCTCAGTGCGAAAATCGCGAGTGATCCCTGGTCGAACTAACTGGGCTTTTCCACCAACGCTTGCACATTTGTTGGCGACGAATTGCGTCGAACAGGCGATGGCCTTTGATTTTCGGTAAAGAGGAGCCCAAATACCAGGGTGCGGCGGTTTGTAGGCGGTGCTAATAACTGGGCAAGAGCTACCCAGCATATTCAGTAAGCCTGCCAATAGAGTCATTCGATCCGCGCCGAAAAGGTGTAGCATGTCTAGCTTTAAGTCACGCGTGAGTCGTAATATCTCGCGCAGATGTTTCACCATAGCTAGCGGATAATATCCCGCCTTAATGTTTTGCTTGCCAACTTCACCTCGCCGTCGACCATCCGTAACAAAATGCAGGGGCACGACCGCGGGGCCGGGAACCACCTTGGGCAGCACGTAATCTTCTCGAAAGCAAGTCGTGATGAGTCGGACCTCGACGCCCGCTTCGCGCAAGAGAGTAGCCGTGTGCATTGGGAGCTGCACATGCCCCGAGACATTTTGCTCGCGACCCTTGGGCACTCCTATGCCCGTTACCATTAACCCAACTTTCACTCCGCACTCCCCGTCTTGCGGAAGAACACATAAGATCGTGCACAACTTCGCGGCAATAATTTGGAAAGGACACGATCTGTAGTGCTAAGCAGCCCGAGCAAGGGGTTCGGGCATTTCTTGTAGGCTTGCATACTGAGCCAGTAGGCTCCGATGTAGGTGATAACTTCGCCTCCAGCTGCTTCTCCGCGTCGGGCAACTTCGGACGGTCGCAGTCGAGTCGTTGGCCGTCGTGCCGTGCCTATTCGGGGTCGTGCTTCATTGACAAACTCGATCAGAAAGTAGCCTCCAGTCTTCACAAGTCGCGCAATTTCGTCTACCACCGTGAGTGCATATTCTGGAGACTCCGTCTGGTTGAGAAGTCTGATCGTGTAGGCGAAGTCGTAGCTCGCATCCGGCTTCGGTATGTCTGCAGCTTCTGCAACGATCAAGTTCACATGCCGTCGCTGCTCTTCGGTGAGCTTTGCTTTCAAATGCTCAAGCATCGGTCCCGATGCATCCACCCCATCGACTTGATAGCCTGCCTCAAGACCTTCACTTAGGAGCCTTCCTGTGCCACAACCGACCTCAAGGACTTTCGCATCTTTTGAAACGTTCTTTAGCGCCGATAGTAGAATATCGCGCTCAAAGTTGTGTATCCTCTTATCCCGAGGTTCAATGGTTCGTTTTGCATCGTAATCAGCTGCATTGTCGACTGTGTAGGCGGTATCCGCTGCACGAACGCTTTCAACATTACTTTCTAATGCGTCAACTGAACCGGAGAGAGTTTTTGGG contains:
- a CDS encoding glycosyltransferase family 4 protein is translated as MKVGLMVTGIGVPKGREQNVSGHVQLPMHTATLLREAGVEVRLITTCFREDYVLPKVVPGPAVVPLHFVTDGRRRGEVGKQNIKAGYYPLAMVKHLREILRLTRDLKLDMLHLFGADRMTLLAGLLNMLGSSCPVISTAYKPPHPGIWAPLYRKSKAIACSTQFVANKCASVGGKAQLVRPGITRDFRTELNGCEPGERKRVLFWREGTYEQGCDLVLTAFDALAPQYPELSFDLALRENRFEVPGVQALCEKHENVSVFRFPYPDEISLARLIAESLCVVLPFRKLTIQPQLAIAESLKAGVATICTELGSCSELVLHEKTGLVVPAEDDTALTSAIKELIEDAEGTLRMGQEAERDIEARWNWNKYTEELLKLYDKTSS
- a CDS encoding NAD-dependent epimerase/dehydratase family protein, whose amino-acid sequence is MSKKPVLVAGGGGFIGGHLVARLLQDGHQVRSVDIKPVEEWYQVFDDAENVVADLKGSDNCHAACQGVGDVYNLAADMGGMGFIENNKALCMLSVLINTHLLQAAEKAKADRYFYASSACVYNADKQKSEDVVPLKEADAYPAMPEDGYGWEKLFSERMCRHFREDYGLYTRVARFHNVYGPYGTWEGGREKAPAATCRKIIHAKETGATEVEIWGDGKQTRSFMYIDDCIKGILAITDSDILEPINLGSDELTTIEGLYDMVEDIAGVKLKHTHNLTAPKGVNGRNSDNTKIQEYLGWAPGIRLRDGMKKTYDWIYGEYQKQYAGQPA
- a CDS encoding class I SAM-dependent methyltransferase; translation: MAKTHPKTLSGSVDALESNVESVRAADTAYTVDNAADYDAKRTIEPRDKRIHNFERDILLSALKNVSKDAKVLEVGCGTGRLLSEGLEAGYQVDGVDASGPMLEHLKAKLTEEQRRHVNLIVAEAADIPKPDASYDFAYTIRLLNQTESPEYALTVVDEIARLVKTGGYFLIEFVNEARPRIGTARRPTTRLRPSEVARRGEAAGGEVITYIGAYWLSMQAYKKCPNPLLGLLSTTDRVLSKLLPRSCARSYVFFRKTGSAE
- a CDS encoding glycosyltransferase family 4 protein, which encodes MSSKKAQETILVISQVYIPDPTSVGQHMHDAAAELARRGYRVLVYAASRGYDDPSRKYLRRETLDGVTIRRLPLSSFGKKSIKVRLLGQSLFLLQVIVRGLFTRRLDRILVSTSPPMASTAAVFIQFFRRVPITFWAMDINPDQIVAMGQAREGSFVVRVFDWINRTILKRARGVVALDRFMAARLEAKSSVGDRMAIMPPWPHESHLEPVDHANNPFRKEHGLDDKFVIMYSGNISPAHPVITILEAARKIQDDPRIVFLFIGGGNGKKQIDEFIQREQVSNVRTLPYQPLDQIKYSLSAADVHLVAMGTEMVGIVHPCKVYGAMAVARPVLLLGPMESHVGELLQSHDIGWQVNHGDVANAEACIRQLAATPAAELAVKGNRGKQLIEQELSMKTLCGKFCDVVEWT